The window AGTACATCTTTAGGTTTAAAAGGAAGTCCTAATTTAGCAGAAGCTTTACAAGTGACTAGAGATTTATTTTTATTAGAATATACTGGAGGGAAACTACATATCCCCACCATTTCTACCGCAGAAAGTGTTGCCCTTATTAGAGACGCCAAACTAAAAAATCTAGATGTAACGTGTAGTGTTGCTATTCATAATCTATGTTTAACAGATGACGTTTTAGTCGAATTTGACACCATTTACAAAGTCAATCCTCCACTTAGAATACAAAAAGATGTCGATGCTTTAATCGAAGGGTTAAAAGACGGTACTATAGATATGGTTACAAGTGATCATAACCCCGTTACCATTGAAGATAAAAAAGTTGAGTTTGATCATGCTGCTTTTGGAACTATTGGTCTAGAAAGTGCTTTCGGGGCTTTAAACACAGTGTTTTCTACAAAAAAAACCATCCAACTATTAACCAAAGGAAAAGCTAGATTTGGTCAAGAAACAAGTAGTATAAACGAAGGAGAAATAGCAAATATTACGTTATTTAATCCAACTATTACATACGCTTTCGCGGAATCTGATATCGTTTCAAAATCTAAGAATAGTGCTTTTTTAGGCCAAGCGTTAAAAGGAAAAGCATACGGGATAATTGCAAATAATAAAATAGTATTATAATATAATGGAGAATAAAGAAACAGAAGAAGGAAGAATATATAGCGTGGTTGCTTATTTAACCATAATAGGCTCAATTATTTCAATAATTATGAATCAAAACAAAAAAAACAATTTTGTTGCTTTTCATTGCAGACAAGGACTAGGTCTTTGTTTAAGTTATATGCTCATTGGTTATTTCTTTTTTATAGCAGGTGGTGGTCATGTTGATCCGGAAGTTGTTGTAACTGAAATTTCATTTTTTCAAAGTGATATGGTTTACTTTCCGTTTTGGATATTTTTTGGAATTTTATTTTTATATGGAATAATAGGAGCCGCAACTGGAAAAAAAAACATAGCTCCTATTATTGGACCACTATTTCAAAAACTATTTAAAGGACTAGGTAACTAATGGAAAATTTTAACTTACATCACATCACAAGACCATCGTCTTTAAAAGAAAACGCACCTTTACTTATACTCTTTCATGGGTATGGCAGTGACGAGAATGACCTATTTAGCTTTGCTTCAGAATTAACAGAAGAACTATTTATAATTTCTGTTAGAGCGCCCTATCCAATGCAACCACATGGTAATGCATGGTATGCGATTAACTTTGATGCCGATCAAGGCAAATGGAGCGATAACGAACAAGCGATACAATCTAGAGATTTAATTGCAACATTTATAGATCAAGTCATAGCTAATTATCCGGTAAATAAGGATAGTGTTTCACTTTTAGGGTTTAGCCAAGGTTGTATATTAAGTTATGCAGTTGCACTAACCTACCCAGAAAAAATCAACAATATAATAGCTTTAAGCGGTTATGTAAACGAAGATTTATTTGAAGTCAAGGACACCAATGCGTACAAGCATTTAAACTTTTACTGTTCTCACGGAAGTGTAGACCAAGTCATCCCAGTGGATTGGGCAAGACAAGCACCTAAGTTTTTATCGACATTAAATATTAAACATCAATTTAGCGAATTCCCTGTTGGTCATGGTGTTGCGCCACAAAATTTTTATGAGTTTAAAAACTGGTTGGAGGAGTTGATTTAGAGTTAAATAAATACAAAAAGCCTAATTAAATCAAATATTTAATTAGGCTTTTTACTTAAATAGTGTTAGTATTTATATTTATCTAGTATACAACATGTAATCTAGCACTTCAAACTCGACTTTATCTGATCCAACCATAAAATACTTAATTAGTAGTTCTCCCCAATATTGTCCATCAGAAAAATCTGCTATAATCCATTTGTGGTTTAGCATTTTGATAGTATTAAACTGCATTTTTTTTCCTTCAGAAGCGGCATACGGAATTAGCGGATGTTCTCCTTCTGTTTCATTTAATTTATACAACTCATTTTTTACAAAAGGTATTAATGAGTCCGTATCTATCTTTTTTGCATAAAAGTAATCTTGCGCTTCTTGATTGTATCTAAAATCAAACAACGATAAATCGGAAAGTTCTTCTTTTTGTATTGCCAAAGAATCTCTAAATTTATTGTTTTGGATTTTTATTGTATCCAAACGCTTAGCACTAGCATCCAATATTTTTTTAGAATTAACATATTGAAACACCACAATTAATGCAGCAAAAATAAACAGATACATAAAGATTTTGTTCTTCATTTTTATGGGACTTTTAAATAGTTATTTTTAATTGGTCGTAAGCCAGAAAAACATTTTCTGGTAAGTTTTGTTGAATCTCTTCATGAAACCCTAATAAATGACTAATATGTGTTAAATAAGCACGTTTAGGCTTAAGCATTGCGATAATCTCTAAAGCTTGCTCTAGGTTTAAATGCGAGATATGTTCTTTTATTCTCAACGCGTTAATCACTAAAACATCTAAGTTTTTTAATTTATCCAATTCTGTTTGAGTAATCGTTTTAACATCCGTCAAATAAGCAAAATTATCAAATCTAAAACCAAACACTTGTAACTTATAATGTAAAGCGTTAATAGGCACAATTGATTTTTCTTCTATAGTAAAAGTTTCATTTGTAATTTCATTTACAGATACCGTTGGAGCGCCTGGATATCTATTTTCGGTAGCAAAAACATAATCAAATCTTATTTTAAGCTGTTCTATAACACGTTGATGTGCGTAGATAGGTAATTCGCCTTGTTTAAAACAAAATGGTCTAATATCATCTAAACCAGCAGTATGATCGGCATGCTCATGCGTGAATAAAAGTGCATCAATTTTGGCTGGATTAGCCAACAACATTTGTTGTCTAAAATCAGGGCCACAATCTACTACAAAGGTCTTATCATCCCACTCAACCATTATGGACACACGTAAACGTTTATCTTTAGGATTAGCACTTAAACACACCGGATGTGTACTTCCGATTATTGGAATACCTTGAGATGTACCTGTACCTAAAAATGTAATTTTCAATTGTTGAAGATTTCTCACAAAAATAAGTTATTTATTTTATTTGATATAGTTATTTGATACCTTTGTAAAACTTAACATTATTGGGATTTTTATATGGAAATAAGGCTAAAAGGAGATAAAGAGTTTGAAAATATTCCCTCTCTAAAAGACAAGGCATTACGTATTAACTTAAATGAAAATATTTATGGTACGTTTGCTGAAATTGGAGCTGGACAAGAAACTGTGCGTCAATTTTTTAGAGCTGGAGGTGCTTCTGGTACTATTGCAAAAGCAATGTCTGCGTATGACAAAGATTTTAGTGATGCCATTTATGGTATTGAAAGCGACAGACGTTATGTTACGGAAGAGCGTTTACGTAAAATGGTATCTCATGAGATAAAGCTTATTGAAGAACGTATTGATCGTAAAAAAAATCCACACAAAATGTTTTTTAGTTTTGCAAATACTGTTGCTACAATAGATTTTGCTAAAAAATATAAAGGACATGGATGGGTTGGTATTAAATATCAGATAGATCCCGAAGAAGATGAATATAATGAGATTGTATTGCACCTTCGTTTTAAAGAAAACGATGCCAGATTACAACAAGAAACACTTGGTATTTTAGGTACAAACCTTATTTATGGTGCCTTTTACAAGTATCATGAACCAAAAAAATTATTACGTTATTTATATGATCATTTGGATAAAGATCAAATAGAAATTGATACGATAAACTTTTCTGGTCCTGTTTTTAAAGATGTAGATAACCGATTAATGAGTTTACAATTGGTTAAAAACGGAATGACTGATGCTATTATGTTTGCTCCTGACGGAAATAATGTTTTACCAGCTAGAGTATTATATAAAAAGAATATCCTAGCGTTACGTGGAAGTTTTAGACCTGTAACTAAAGTTAATATTGACATGTATGAGAAATCCTTGGACATGTTTATTAAAGAAAATAAAGTCGACGAAGATAATACACAAGTCATATTTGAGATTACGCTATCTAATTTAAGAGCAGAAGGAGAAATAGACGAGCAGGATTTTATGGATCGTGCTAGATTATTATGCTCTTTAGGACATACTGTATTGATATCTAACTTTCAGGAATATTATAAGTTGGTTGAGTACTTCTCTCAATACTCCAAGAGTAGAATGGGATTAGCGATGGGTGTAAATAACCTGGTAGATATCTTTGACGAGAAATATTATAGACACTTGAGTGGTGGTATATTAGAAGCTTTTGGTAAATTATTCTTTAAAGATTTACGTGTATACTTATATCCAATGAAGGAAACAGATGGTTCGTTAACAACAAGTGACAATCTTAAAGTACATCCAAGAATGAAAGAATTATACAAATTCTTTAAATACAATGGTAAAGTTGTTGACATTACAGAATACGACCCAAATACTTTAAATGTATTTTCTAGAATGGTATTAAAAATGATTGCTAACGGAGAAGATGGATGGCAAGAAATGTTACCTAAAGGGGTTTCTAAACTAATTAAAGAACAAAGTTTATTTGGTTGTGAAACTGAAGAAATACATAACAAAAATTAAATAGATTAAAATCTATCACATAAAAAAAGCGACTTTAATTAAAAATTAAAGTCGCTTTTTTATTTGTTTGAATGGTAGTAGTAAATGTTTCTTTTTAGGGACTAGGATGTTTACTTTATGTTTCATTGTATACTACATCTATAACTAATCAAATGTTATACCACAATTATGTTTTTACTAAAAATCACCCGTTTTTTTCGATTCTTCCCTTTACACCTTTAAAAAAAGCTTTCATAAACTTAAAATCTTCTTCCATGTTATCCGTTGGATAAAAAGGCTCAGAAATTGTATTTTGCTTATTACCATAATCTAAAGTAAACATTATAATTGGTACGTTTGCTTGTTTTGCAATGTAGTAAAACCCTGTTCTCCATTCTTCTACTTTACTTCTAGTACCTTCTGGTGCCAATGTTAGTCTAAATTCTTCTTTGTTTTCAAATAGTTTAGCAATAGTTTGTACTTTATTTTCTTTATTCTTTCTATCGACTGGCACACCTCCTACTGCCCTAAAGTAATAGCCAAAAGGCCAAGTAAAGAGTTCTTTTTTACCAATAAAATTAGTTTTAATGTGAGTTACTTTACGTAATAAAATACCTATTATAAAATCTAAATTACTAGTATGTGGTGCAGAAATAATAACTGCTTTTTTTATAGTATCCTGTGAAAAGTTAGTGTTTCCAATAACTTTCCAACCAATAATTTTAAAATATATAAGTTTAGCTAGCCAATACATATTACATCTTTTTATATAAAGCCTTAAGCGTATCGTGTGTAATTGTCTTTTTCCAATCTTTACCGATTGCATTTTCCCAAAGTGGTTCTAAGCTTAATGCAACTTTAATCATAATATCAAAATCCTTATCTGACAAATCTGCACAAATACCTTGAGGTAAAGTTATATTATGTAAAGCTTTCATTTTTTTAAAAACAGCAACACCTTCAGGATAATAGTCTTCTAAATGATCAAAAACAATACAGTTTCCAATACCATGTTTAACTCCTAATAAATAGCCTAATCCATAACTCATTGCATGTGCCACCCCTACTTGAGAATAAGCAATACTCATCCCACCATGCCAACTAGCCATCATTAGTTTATCCTGAGACTCTTCCTCTGGTAAATCAGTACTTAAAAAAATCTCTTCGCATAACTCCAAGGCTTTTTCTCCATAAGACTGACTAAAGGCATTTAAATACGTTCCGTTTAAAGATTCAATACAATGTACATAACAATCCATGCCTGTATAAAACCATTGGTCTTTAGGAACATCTTTAGTCAATTCTGGATCCAAAAGGACTTGATCAAAAGGCGTATAATCACTATTAATTCCAAGTTTTCGTTCTGGACCTGTTAAAATAGTTGTTCTAGACACTTCTGCTCCTGTTCCAGAAATTGTTGGTATACCAATATGATACACGGCTGCATTTTTAACAATATCCCAACCTTGATAGTCTTTACTATCTCCGTCATTATTTAGCATGATAGCAACCGCTTTTGCCACATCTAATAAAGAACCACCACCAATACCAATAATACCAGATGGTCTTTCTGTATAATTTAGAATAATATCTTCTACATATTTATCTATCTGTTCTGTCTTTGGCTCTTCGTTTGCAGAAACGTACACCACTTTATCTTGGTACGATAAAGGAATTCTTGACATTAACCAAGTATTGCCTTTAAAAACGTCATCCACAAAAAAGATAAATGGCGCATTAATATTTAACCTATTAGGCTCTAAAATATCACTTAATTGATTAAAACTACCTCGTCCAAATATAACTTTGGATACCATTGGAAAATTTTTATAACTCATTGACTTTTCGTCTTAGATTGCAAATTTATTACTTATTTAAGTTTTTCTGAAACATTTCTGAAAATAAACCAACATGATACCCATCAACTAAGGCATGATTTACATTAATAGCGACATTCATTATTAATTTATTTTCTTCTTTTACTACTTTACCAAAGGCCAATTTTGGTATAGATTCCATAACTCCCGATACGGGTTCTTTATGACCTGAAAAATTAAGCCAAGGCAGTGCTGAACAATGTATACAATTTAAACCATTTACTGGAGGAAAGAGATTTGGTGTGCCCTCTATTCTTCGTTTTTCAGCAGATAAATTAGATAAAAATATATTTAACTCTTCGTCATAATCTATAAATGAAAATCCAAAAGTATTATTCGGTCTCATAATAGTAGCTGATGCATGTATAGTGTCATAAATTTGAACAGTATTATCTTCTATTCTATATTTTAAATTATCTATAGCATTAATTGCTTTCATGCAATCATGTAAGTAGACACCAAAAAAACTTACGTTTTTATCTTTAGCATATTGGTAAGCTTTATCCACATTAAAAGGTATTGTAACTCCAAAATATGGATCTTTCAATTTTAAAAAATGTTGAAAAAGTTCTTTTCTATCCCAAGTATTTATATCTAATGTTTTCAATTATAATTGTAATAATTTTGGTAAGTCTTTTAGACTTTTTAATGTTTGATATTGCGTTGACACTTCTGTGTTTACTATGACTTGTTCATGCACCCAAGTAGTATGAAACGGTACATGTATAGCATTAGCTTTTATATTTATTAATGGTAAAATATCCGACTTTAAAGAGTTTCCTATCATTAAAAACTCAGAAGGTTTTATCTCTAAATGATTTAATAATTTAGAATAATTAGCTTCCTTTTTGTCACTTAAAACCTCAATATGATGAAAATAATCCAACAGTCCTGATTTTTCAAGTTTACGTTCTTGGTCTAATAAATCTCCTTTGGTAGCGACTATTAATTTATATTTTTTTGATAATTGTTGTAATACACTCTCTACTCCATCTAATAACTCGACCTTTTCATTTATCATTTCCTTTCCAATATCTAAAATTTTGGATATCGTTTGATTTGACACTGTATTGTTTGATAATTCCAAAGCCATTTCTACCATCGACAAAACAAATCCTTTGACACCGTAACCATATACGGGAAGATTTTTCATCTCCATTTTAAATAGCTCCTGGTCAATTTTATTTTCAGTTTCAAATGGGCTTAATAATTTAGCAAATTCCACTTCAGCCTCTCTAAAATACGTTTCGTTAACCCAAAGTGTATCATCAGCATCAAAACCAATAACTTTAATCGGACTGTAATCTACTTCCATAGTTTCTTTGCACGTTCTAAATCTTCAGGCGTGTCAATTTCTACACCCTGAATATCCGTTTCTACCATTTTTATACGTTTTCCGTATTCTAAATATCTAATACATTCTATTTTTTCTGAAGCCTCTAAAGTTAACATTGGTAGCTTATAAAAATCTAAAATGGCCTGTTTTCTGAAGGCATACACACCTTTATGTTTAAAGTATTTGACAGCTACAGCTTTGTCTCTAGGATAAGGTATTGGGCTTCTTGAAAAGTAAAGCGCAAAATTTTGTTGATCTACAATTACTTTAACGGTGTTTGGATTTTTAATCTCATCCCAATCTGTAATATGGACCATTAATGAAGCCAAATCGACTTGCTTATCCGTATCTTCTTTAAAAACTTTAATTAATTTTTTTAGGGATTCCGAATCAGTAAAAGGCTCGTCACCTTGAACATTAATAACAATATCAATATCTAAGTCTTCTACAGCTTCTGCAATACGATCACTACCACATTCATGCTCTTTTTTACTCATAACTACGTGACCACCAATTTTAGCGATTTCGTCATAAATAATAGCACTATCAGTAACCACAATGACATCATCAAATAGCTTGGTGTCAACAGTAGCTTCATACGTACGAGTTATTACAGGTTTTCCACCTAAGTCTTTCATTAGCTTACCAGGAAAACGGGAGGCACTATATCGTGCGGGAATCATTGCTATTATCTTCATCTAAGAATTAAATTGGTGCATAAAAATATAATAATTTAATGGTCTTCTTCAAAAAAATCGTCTTTAAAACCAATTAAATATAATTTATCTTTAGCTCGAGTTATAGCCGTATACAACCATCTTAAGTAATCTTTATCTATTCCGTCTGGTAGATACGGTTGTTCTACAAAAACGGTATTCCATTGTCCCCCTTGAGACTTATGGCAAGTTATAGCATAACTAAACTTAACTTGCAACGCATTAAAAAAAGTATTGCTCTTAGTTTTTAAAAACTTTTGATACTTACTAGTTTCATCTTCATAATCTTTTTGAACCTCTTGATATAGTCTATTAGAATCCTCATAAGGTAAAGATGGTGTTTCTGCTTCGATAGTATCCAGCATTAAAACTGTTTCAAAAGGCTGCATATTTGGGTAATCTACCATCCTTACTTTTACTTCTGCAAATCTAAAACCATATAACTCTTTAATGCTAAAAATTTCTAGGACTTCAACAATATCACCATTAGCTATAAAACCAGCTTCAGAAGTTGGCTTTAACCAAAAATAATTATTCTTGACTACCATGAGGTAATCTCCTGATGACAATTCGTTTTCATTAAACAAAATACGACTACGTATTTGCTGGTTATACAAGTTAGCTCTTTTATTACTTCTTACTATAATACTAGTATCTTCATAACCAAAGGAGCTATAAGCGTCGTTTATAGCGTCCATAATTTCATAACCATCAACTAATCTAACAATATCTTTAAACTGCTTTAAATTAAACTTAAAGCTATCAAAAAAACCATCTGCAATGGTTTCTCTTAAAATAGTAGCATTTTCTAAGATTCCAGAACCTTCTCCTTGTCTTACAACTTCATCCAATTCCATTTTAGTAACGGACTTATCATAATTAAGACTTAATACATTCTCGTCTAACGCCGGACTTATATCTAATTTTACAGGTGGCAATTGTGCTGTATCACCGATAAGTAACAATTTACAATTTTTACCTTGATAAACGTACCGCATTAAATCGTCTAAAAGTGATCCATTTTCAAATAATTTAGAATCACTTGGTGTATCTGGTATCATTGACGCTTCATCAACAATAAAAATAGTATCTTTATGTTTATTGGGTTGCAACACAAATTGTACGCCTCCACCTTTTTCTTTTTTAGGAAAATATATTTTTTTATGGATGGTGAATGCCTCTTTTTTGGAATAATTAGAGATTACTTTGGCTGCCCGACCAGTTGGAGCCATCAACACTGCACTTTTTTTTGCATGCCATAAATTGGCTACAATCGTACCAATAATGGTGGTTTTACCTGTACCGGCGTAACCTTTTAACAAAAACACGCCTTTTTCTTTATCATTTAAAATAAACTCAGAAAGTTGCAAAAGTAAAATATCTTGTTTTGAGGTCGGATTGAACGGAAAATGCTGTCTTATAAGGGAATAAAATTGAGAACTGGTCATTAAATAGTATAGATTGAAAACTTTTTATCAAATATATAAATCATTTTTACCAACAATGGTTTTTACGAATAAAAAAAAATTGTAGATTTGTCACAGACCTTAATTAAATTTAATAAAATACTTATGATAAAATTAGCACTTATTATACTTGGAGCAATTTTACTTACAATTTTGATTGTTTGGCTTATTGACAAATTTATTCCAACAAAAGTAAAACCAATTATTACACTTGCGCTATGGGCACTTATAGCTTATTTAGGATTTCTAACTTTTGACTCTGTTTATGGAGAAATTAAGTTCAATAAATTAAAAGAAAAAAGATATAAAGCAGCTATTGAGCGTTTAGTTGATATTAGAGATGCTCAACTTGCGCATAGAACAGTTACAGGAAAGTTTACAAAAAGCTACGACTCTTTAATTAAATTTATCGAGAATGGGAAATTCACTTTAGTAGAGAGAAGAGATTCTAGTGTTTTAGATGTTGAAAGAACTGCTGCTTTTGGAGGTGTAGAAATGTTTAAAGAAATTGTAATCATTGATACTATTGGATTTGAGCCGGTTAAAGATCGTTTATTCAAAAACACCAATAGATATAAAGATATGATGAAAGTACCACTTGATAAAAAAGGTATTGAGTTTACGATGAATGCAGGAGAGATTCAAGATGAAAAAGGAAATAAAATACCTGTTTTTGAAGCTTTTGTAAAGAAAACAGATATATTATACGATCAAGATCCTAATTTAGTTCTAAAAGAAAGCCAAGTGCAATCTGTCGAAGGAGTAAATGGAGATGCATTACGTGTAGGGTCTATGGAAGAAGTAAAAACTTTAGGAAACTGGCCAAAAACTTATGGCAGCAACGAATAATAATCCTATCGATTTAACCAACCTAGAATTGTCCATTCAAATTAGTTTGAGTGGACATTCTTTTTGTGTTTTAGATACAAGCACAAAAACTATAATTGAGCTTAAAGCTGAAAAATTTTCATTTAAAAAGACACCGTCGGAACTTCTAGATATCGTAAAACATCTTTTTAATACTGAAACAGCACTTAAACAAACTTTCAAATCGATTAACATTATACATGTTAATGATTGGTCTACAGTAGTGCCAAAACCCTTATTTAAGGAAGATGCTTTAGTCGATTATTTAAAATTTAATACTAAAATTTTAAAGACAGATTTTATCACTTTTGATGACATCAATCCTAACGATAGTGTTAACATTTATGTACCTTTTGCCAATATCAATAATTTTATTTTTGATCGTTTTGGAAGCTTTACCTTTAATCATTTTTCTACCATTTTAATAGAACAATTATTAACCTTTGAAAAGCATAGTACAACACCCAAAGTATATATAAATGTCTCTGATGCCACTTTTGAAATCATTACGTTAAACAAAGGTAAATTGATACTTTATAACACCTTTGAATATCATACACAAGAAGACTTTATTTACTATTTATTGTTTACCTTAGAACAGTTACAACTTAACCCAGAAACTATTGACGTTTTATTTTTGGGAGACTTAGATAAAGACAGTCCATTGTTTGCCATTGCGTATAAATACATAAGAAATGTATCCTTTGGTTCCCGAATGGATACTTACGCTTTTACCGAAAAACCATTACATAATCATTCACATTTCACCTTACTAAAAAGCTTATAATGCGCATTGTATCAGGACAATTTAAAGGAAGACGAATCACTGCTCCAAAAAAGCTACCTGTTAGACCTACAACAGATATGGCTAAAGAAGCTTTATTTAACATCTTAAATAACCAATATTATATAGATGATATTTCTGTACTAGATTTATTTTCAGGAACAGGAAACATAAGTTATGAGTTTGCTTCTAGAGGAACAGAAAACATTATAGCTGTAGATCAAGATCATGGCTGTATAAAATTTATAAACGAAACTGCTGCTAGTTTTGAAATGGATATACAGACCATAAAAGCGGATGTCTTTAAGTTTTTAGAAAAAAGCAAGCAACAGCATACTATTATTTTTGCTGATCCACCTTACGAGTTTACAGTTGAAGAGTTTTCAAAAATACCGGAACTAGTGTTCACCAATAACTTATTAGAAAGGGATGGTTTACTTGTGGTAGAGCACTCTAAATATACAGACTTGTCCAAAGCGACTAATTATAGTCATTCAAAAAGTTATGGGGGAAACACCTTTAGTTTTTTTAAAAATGAAGTTTCAGACGAAGAAGAATAAAATAAAAAACCATCTATTTCTAGATGGTTTTTTTTATAGTTAAGCAAATCTATAAGCCGGATTTTGTACTCCCTAAAGAGCCCTTATCATTTATCTGAGCTTGCTGTTACCAACACGCTTTAGCTACCTACCCTCTAACAATCGCGCGTGTACGCTCAAACGTTAGTATACATGGTATTGCACCTCATAGAGTTTACCTGGTTTCACTACAGCATGACCTGTACATACTTTCTGTTGCACTTTTCCTCACCTCTCGGTGGATGGCTATTAACCACTATGATTGCACTATGGTGTCCGGACTTTCCTCTTTAAAATAAATTTAAAGCGATAAGGCGATTTACTAGATGCAAAATTACAATAAACTAATCTTTTTTAAAGCTAGAAACTTTAAATAGTTTCAACTAATAACTTTTCTATTGATTTGTTAATAACTATAAATAAAATCAGCATTTTCAGGTCTAAATTAAATTCCTATTTTTTAAATTTGTAATCACTTAACAATAGCATCAAATAGATGTTGAAATAAATTCAGCAAAATTGGAACACTTTGTAGTATCAGCAAGAAAATATAGACCTCAAACATTTAAAGATGTTGTGGGGCAATCTGCTATTACAAATACATTGTTGAATGCTATTGAAAATAATCATTTAGCACAAGCTTTACTTTTTACTGGACCTCGAGGTGTTGGTAAAACTAGTTGTGCTCGTATTTTAGCTAAAATGATTAATAGTGATGGTAATGAAACTGGAGATGAAGACTATGCTTTTAACATCTTTGAGTTGGATGCTGCGTCAAACAATTCGGTTGATGATATTAGAAGTTTAACGGACCAGGTTCGTATTCCGCCACAAGTTGGTAAATATAAAGTCTATATTATTGATGAGGTCCATATGTTATCTCAAGCCGCTTTTAATGCCTTTTTAAAGACCTTAGAAGAACCACCAAAACATTGCATATTTATTTTAGCAACTACTGAAAAGCATAAAATAATACCAACTATTTTATCACGATGTCAAATCTTTGATTTTAAACGTATAACAGTTACAGATGCTAAAAACTATTTAAAATACATAGCAAAAGAACAAGGTGTAAATGCAGAAGATGATGCTTTACACATCATTGCTCAAAAGGCTGATGGTGCAATGCGTGATGCTTTATCTATATTTGATAGGGTCGTTAGTTTTGCCGGAAAAGAATTGACTAGACAATCCGTTACAGAAAATTTAAACGTTTTAGATTATGAAACGTATTTTGAAAGTACCGATTACATATTAGACAATAAAATCCCTGAATTACTAATTCAATTTAATAAAACATTAGCCAAAGGATTTGATGGTCATCATTATATTGCTGGGTTAGCCTCTCACTTTAGGGACTTACTGGTTTGTAAAAATCCTATTACTGTAGAGTTATTAGAGGTTGGAGAAGATACTAAAAATAAATACTTAGAACAATCAAAAAAAGCAAGTCAAGACTTTTTAATAAAAGGAATTAACTTAGCTAACGAATGTGACTTAAAATATAAGAGTAGTAAAAATCAACGACTCCTCGTCGAACTAACTTTAATGCAACTTGCCTCTATCACTTTTGATGGAGAAAAAAAAAATAGCAGTCGGTTCATAATTCCACCTTCCTATTTCAAGAAAATAGGAATTACAC is drawn from Psychroserpens sp. NJDZ02 and contains these coding sequences:
- a CDS encoding dihydroorotase, encoding MNVLIKTATIVDPSSKFHNDICDVLIEKGKISKIAKSIANTNNYKTITLDNLHLSQGWFDSSVCFGEPGFEDRDTIENGLKTAAKSGFTSIVLQANTYPIIDTNAIITFVLSKAQNHAVQLLPIGALTKNSESIDLAELFDMKNAGAVAFSDYKKPINNPNLLKIALQYAINFDGLVCSFPLETKISGKGIVNEEFTSTSLGLKGSPNLAEALQVTRDLFLLEYTGGKLHIPTISTAESVALIRDAKLKNLDVTCSVAIHNLCLTDDVLVEFDTIYKVNPPLRIQKDVDALIEGLKDGTIDMVTSDHNPVTIEDKKVEFDHAAFGTIGLESAFGALNTVFSTKKTIQLLTKGKARFGQETSSINEGEIANITLFNPTITYAFAESDIVSKSKNSAFLGQALKGKAYGIIANNKIVL
- a CDS encoding alpha/beta hydrolase, whose translation is MENFNLHHITRPSSLKENAPLLILFHGYGSDENDLFSFASELTEELFIISVRAPYPMQPHGNAWYAINFDADQGKWSDNEQAIQSRDLIATFIDQVIANYPVNKDSVSLLGFSQGCILSYAVALTYPEKINNIIALSGYVNEDLFEVKDTNAYKHLNFYCSHGSVDQVIPVDWARQAPKFLSTLNIKHQFSEFPVGHGVAPQNFYEFKNWLEELI
- a CDS encoding hydrolase: MKNKIFMYLFIFAALIVVFQYVNSKKILDASAKRLDTIKIQNNKFRDSLAIQKEELSDLSLFDFRYNQEAQDYFYAKKIDTDSLIPFVKNELYKLNETEGEHPLIPYAASEGKKMQFNTIKMLNHKWIIADFSDGQYWGELLIKYFMVGSDKVEFEVLDYMLYTR
- a CDS encoding MBL fold metallo-hydrolase translates to MKITFLGTGTSQGIPIIGSTHPVCLSANPKDKRLRVSIMVEWDDKTFVVDCGPDFRQQMLLANPAKIDALLFTHEHADHTAGLDDIRPFCFKQGELPIYAHQRVIEQLKIRFDYVFATENRYPGAPTVSVNEITNETFTIEEKSIVPINALHYKLQVFGFRFDNFAYLTDVKTITQTELDKLKNLDVLVINALRIKEHISHLNLEQALEIIAMLKPKRAYLTHISHLLGFHEEIQQNLPENVFLAYDQLKITI
- a CDS encoding TonB-dependent receptor — encoded protein: MEIRLKGDKEFENIPSLKDKALRINLNENIYGTFAEIGAGQETVRQFFRAGGASGTIAKAMSAYDKDFSDAIYGIESDRRYVTEERLRKMVSHEIKLIEERIDRKKNPHKMFFSFANTVATIDFAKKYKGHGWVGIKYQIDPEEDEYNEIVLHLRFKENDARLQQETLGILGTNLIYGAFYKYHEPKKLLRYLYDHLDKDQIEIDTINFSGPVFKDVDNRLMSLQLVKNGMTDAIMFAPDGNNVLPARVLYKKNILALRGSFRPVTKVNIDMYEKSLDMFIKENKVDEDNTQVIFEITLSNLRAEGEIDEQDFMDRARLLCSLGHTVLISNFQEYYKLVEYFSQYSKSRMGLAMGVNNLVDIFDEKYYRHLSGGILEAFGKLFFKDLRVYLYPMKETDGSLTTSDNLKVHPRMKELYKFFKYNGKVVDITEYDPNTLNVFSRMVLKMIANGEDGWQEMLPKGVSKLIKEQSLFGCETEEIHNKN
- a CDS encoding 1-acyl-sn-glycerol-3-phosphate acyltransferase yields the protein MYWLAKLIYFKIIGWKVIGNTNFSQDTIKKAVIISAPHTSNLDFIIGILLRKVTHIKTNFIGKKELFTWPFGYYFRAVGGVPVDRKNKENKVQTIAKLFENKEEFRLTLAPEGTRSKVEEWRTGFYYIAKQANVPIIMFTLDYGNKQNTISEPFYPTDNMEEDFKFMKAFFKGVKGRIEKNG